A single genomic interval of Koleobacter methoxysyntrophicus harbors:
- a CDS encoding CD1247 N-terminal domain-containing protein, translating into MENLKEKVSYLKGLTEGLELEESKETKLLKKIISVLQDFADAIDELEASQVELEEYVEAIDEDLGNLERDYYDLDDYEEEPDYLEVTCPHCNEVVFIDESIDDEVLCPNCRERIEINDNDNSGKENE; encoded by the coding sequence ATGGAAAACTTAAAGGAAAAGGTTTCATATTTAAAAGGATTGACAGAAGGGTTGGAATTAGAAGAAAGTAAAGAAACAAAATTGTTAAAAAAAATAATTTCAGTGTTACAGGATTTTGCTGATGCAATTGATGAACTCGAAGCATCTCAAGTTGAACTTGAGGAATATGTTGAAGCAATAGATGAGGACCTTGGCAACCTTGAGAGGGATTACTATGATTTGGATGATTATGAAGAAGAACCCGATTATTTAGAAGTAACATGCCCTCATTGCAATGAAGTTGTTTTTATAGATGAATCCATTGATGATGAGGTTCTTTGCCCCAATTGTAGAGAACGTATTGAAATTAATGATAATGATAATTCAGGAAAGGAAAACGAATAG
- the spoIIIAC gene encoding stage III sporulation protein AC, whose translation MDVDLIFKIAGLGILISILNKVLIQSGREEQAQMTTLVGVIIVLLIVIQLIGKLFDSVKTMFHLY comes from the coding sequence ATGGATGTTGATCTGATTTTCAAAATAGCAGGGCTGGGAATACTTATTTCTATTTTAAACAAAGTATTAATTCAATCGGGAAGGGAAGAACAGGCTCAGATGACGACACTGGTTGGTGTTATAATTGTATTATTAATCGTTATTCAATTGATTGGCAAGCTATTTGACAGCGTTAAGACTATGTTCCATCTGTATTAA
- the spoIIIAA gene encoding stage III sporulation protein AA: MFLSDIYPYLPSNLRNILSQVETDIYEFIEEIRLRINRPLMIYGNNTDFFVQDCGKITHISEQGYIVTKDDIQKTLHLLSESSIYALEEELKNGFITIKGGHRVGLAGKIIMENGVIKTIKDISSLNIRISKEVIGAADKIIKYIIDPLSNRVFNTLIISPPKCGKTTILRDIVRQLSNGIPNKGFKGINVGVVDERSEIASFYDGVYKKDLGVRTDVLDSCPKAQGIIMLIRSMSPQVIATDEIGKKQDAAAIEEAVNAGVSIITTVHGANIDDIRNRPTMRKILNERFFDVLIFLSNRLGVGTIEKVLDGKTFKPIH, from the coding sequence CTGTTTTTGTCAGATATTTATCCCTACTTACCATCAAATTTAAGGAACATACTGAGTCAAGTAGAAACCGATATTTATGAGTTCATTGAAGAGATTAGGCTTAGGATAAATAGACCCCTTATGATATATGGAAATAATACTGATTTTTTTGTTCAGGATTGCGGTAAGATTACCCACATTTCTGAACAGGGTTACATAGTAACAAAAGATGATATACAAAAAACCCTACATTTGCTTTCGGAAAGTTCGATATATGCTTTAGAGGAAGAATTAAAAAATGGGTTTATAACAATCAAAGGTGGCCATAGAGTAGGTCTCGCCGGCAAGATAATTATGGAAAATGGTGTAATAAAAACTATAAAAGATATAAGCAGTTTGAATATTCGTATAAGTAAAGAGGTCATAGGTGCAGCAGATAAAATAATTAAATATATAATTGATCCGCTTTCCAACAGGGTTTTCAATACATTGATAATTTCGCCTCCTAAATGCGGGAAAACTACCATATTAAGGGATATAGTCAGGCAGCTGAGTAACGGCATACCGAATAAAGGCTTTAAAGGAATAAATGTAGGGGTAGTTGACGAACGTTCGGAAATTGCCAGTTTTTATGATGGGGTCTATAAAAAAGATTTAGGGGTAAGGACTGATGTGTTGGATTCCTGTCCGAAAGCTCAAGGTATTATTATGTTAATAAGGTCTATGTCTCCTCAAGTTATAGCTACAGATGAAATTGGGAAAAAACAGGATGCTGCAGCAATAGAAGAAGCAGTTAATGCTGGAGTCAGTATAATTACTACCGTTCACGGAGCGAATATTGATGATATTAGAAATAGACCGACAATGAGGAAAATTTTAAATGAAAGGTTCTTTGATGTATTGATTTTTTTGAGCAACCGTTTAGGAGTTGGTACAATTGAAAAGGTTCTTGATGGAAAAACCTTCAAGCCCATACATTAA
- the spoIIIAB gene encoding stage III sporulation protein SpoIIIAB, with protein MLIKIAGVLIIIISSSYIGFLIAGFYRDRPKQLRNLQAALHMLETEIIYFSTPLPDAMRKISCKCDPRVSDVFKTVAEMLDKRQGYTAGECWEMAINSFYQNSSININDKEILISFAKYLGSTDKDNQLKNLKLTRELLHKQEEEAEEVRNRNEKIWRYIGVLTGVMIVLLIF; from the coding sequence ATGTTAATTAAAATTGCCGGTGTTTTGATTATTATTATTTCTTCTTCATATATTGGTTTTTTAATAGCAGGTTTTTACAGGGATCGACCTAAACAATTGAGAAACTTACAAGCTGCATTGCATATGCTGGAAACTGAAATTATATATTTTTCAACACCTTTACCTGATGCCATGAGAAAAATATCCTGTAAATGCGATCCTAGGGTCTCTGATGTATTTAAAACCGTTGCTGAAATGTTGGATAAGCGACAGGGCTATACAGCAGGAGAGTGTTGGGAAATGGCCATAAACAGTTTCTATCAGAATTCATCTATTAATATAAATGATAAAGAAATATTAATTTCTTTTGCTAAATATTTAGGCAGCACAGATAAAGATAACCAGCTAAAAAATCTTAAACTTACTAGAGAACTATTGCATAAACAGGAAGAAGAGGCGGAAGAAGTCAGGAATAGAAACGAAAAAATATGGAGATATATAGGGGTTTTGACAGGGGTTATGATTGTATTGCTGATATTCTGA